A region from the Vanacampus margaritifer isolate UIUO_Vmar chromosome 5, RoL_Vmar_1.0, whole genome shotgun sequence genome encodes:
- the bcl9l gene encoding B-cell CLL/lymphoma 9-like protein translates to MASKVTGDGRAQMAAVNLQAQQQQQQQQPQQPQQQQPQQGAAGHLGPKSRLSAGGHVTKSNPGPKAASQSANSVGGMLKTKSKRERSVSVDSGEPRHATPKTLEADAKAEGFTRSKRRCVLEKKQPYSGDEWCSGPDTEDDEDKPRSATQRERVLPGPRQGQPDHPPAVTATFESVMACGPGPGPGPGPGPGPGPGPGPGPGPGLGPLPRPGPGPGLKPGTPAPQSSPQLLYVFTTSMANSAAEAVMKGKMDSILQFHQQNVPRTKLEQGLALARIAEKVNSSASPPAGTPKSKSGTPRPNSAGGGVSSLSVGTPTSGGHSDNDSPRTRHGGLSISNSVLSHRPEGDGRGTPLGPVSGTVLGEGLPIASLSPSGSPSILSAHLQSDTGQRSGPGNVGGLSKEQLEHRERSLQTLRDIERLLLRTGARGGAHGDTGGSNSNLTNNAPNVINNSSSDRGAILEDGDNGTNTGDCSSGSMALSALASLGSMKKFEEPLQSIMSQTQSLSTANHSPEIDPHQNLSQHPHHQLSSPGIDMGHLLGPQGLTQEQVAWRKLQEEYYQEKRRQQEMQNPQHFRMMTEMGFHGGPVMIRGPPPPYHSKPGDQQWASGNMMGGGMPGNVRMPGMHQEGPVRPRFLAHVQRGPPAGAGFPGSPGGMLSVDGLGPQRPTRPGIWLDNMPNSMDGGGPFHGCYPPQHLQDDAELLTREELFRIAEKRQMQGLPRFELDRIIAQQQQGNMGSRIMENPGGPDFSNLGMGRGPPSNQGDPMDFPGSRDMMGSPGGGPQIRDLIDSPLGSNLSVNMNPQMNIQQQHMTLSQKLRRGPGRVGPLSDFFSPGEIARIRASQNERRNMGMISGPDGPFRFPSQAPFSGGPGEGPYPQQPGPQMFAPEQEGRSQMGGTSRLSHMPMSGDLRGMGPGPRHPTDLSVNVHPMISPTVQHPHHLNSPSLHREPLAHLPSPSAPGQKSPSITAPAGPHPPLPPASGAGTPCSSSMKSPQIMGSSNHDLHSPSMSPGRLKSPAMAMGSPAWMSPKTDPSSPGGPIGVRAAGNGGSHSETGRSIPPRSSNSTPSSQPGSMNPSLTFATSPDAPKTQNPLSLIMSQMSKYALPSSTPLYHDAIKTLATSDDEMLPDRPLLPTVSIGGNIGNPPSSQILGSQSSMGAHSDSQSPVGIPSQGQPQLSHDASEPVLSSPNPMGLPLMSSTMMVGGSDDLGPCNVSPMSQNQMATFPRMQQLSHGRIRSPISRMSQNFSQSGEDILSPQQLHLLGKDPHQRHPHPSESFPPLHMGDGPDLSEVIRPTHSGIPEFDLSRIIPSDKPSSTLQYFPKSDPHQNPNQGPGSQHPPPQQLLKHLSSSGPPHILSSNPHLANLQNMMAEQQLPPHQGHSGLGQNIAVLQGDARGMVSGAGMGPMCPPGHMLGRTGMVPQQQQAMMANSLLHHPSGPYPGMMSPQQHQHNLMARQNVMMMQAKQRNMPMPGDPFAPQGALMTSQGSNVQTGMMGPQSLRQRGMSLDSPIGYGPGGMANMPF, encoded by the exons ATGGCAAGCAAAGTCACCGGTGACGGACGAGCTCAAATGGCTGCCGTAAACCTGCAggctcagcagcagcagcagcagcagcagccgcagcagccgcagcagcagcagccgcagcAGGGAGCCGCTGGTCACCTGGGTCCTAAGAGCCGCCTCAGTGCCGGGGGTCATGTCACCAAGAGCAACCCCGGGCCGAAGGCCGCCAGCCAATCGGCCAACAGCGTTGGAGGAATGCTCAAAACCAAAAGCAAGCGGGAGAGGAGCGTCTCTGTGGATTCTGGTGAACCACGACACGCTACTCCTAAAACCCTCGAGGCTGATGCCAAAGCAg AGGGTTTCACGCGCAGTAAGCGCCGTTGCGTTTTGGAGAAGAAGCAGCCATACAGCGGAGATGAGTGGTGCTCTGGTCCCGACACGGAGGACGACGAAGACAAGCCACGCTCGGCGACCCAAC gcgAGCGAGTGTTGCCAGGACCCAGACAAGGGCAACCTGATCATCCGCCTGCAGTGACCGCTACGTTCGAGTCTGTAATGGCTTGTGGACCTGGACCTGGGCCTGGACCTGGACCTGGGCCCGGGCCTGGGCCTGGGCCTGGGCCTGGTCCTGGACCTGGGCTTGGCCCTTTACCAAGACCTGGACCAGGACCTGGACTGAAGCCAGGAACGCCTGCACCTCAGTCCTCGCCGCAGTTGTTGTATGTCTTCACAACCAGCATGGCCAACAG TGCTGCAGAGGCAGTAATGAAAGGAAAGATGGATTCCATTCTCCAGTTTCACCAGCAAAATGTTCCTCGAACCAAGTTAGAGCAG GGACTCGCACTGGCGAGGATCGCCGAGAAGGTCAACTCCAGTGCCTCTCCTCCCGCAGGCACCCCTAAATCCAAAAGTGGAACTCCGCGGCCCAACTCAGCAGGAGGCGGCGTCTCTTCACTTTCGGTAGGAACGCCAACGTCAGGAGGCCACTCTGACAATGATTCCCCTCGGACCAGACATGGCGGCCTCTCCATTAGTAACTCAGTCCTCTCCCATCGGCCAGAGGGAGACGGCAGAGGCACACCTTTAGGCCCTGTCTCAGGAACTGTACTTGGTGAGGGTCTTCCCATTGCTAGTCTCTCGCCATCGGGGAGCCCTTCCATCCTCTCTGCACATTTACAGAGCGACACAGGACAGAGAAGCGGTCCCGGGAATGTAGGCGGTCTTTCCAAAGAGCAGCTGGAACACAGAGAGCGTTCTTTGCAGACTCTGAGGGACATCGAGAGACTACTTCTACGCACTGGAGCGAGAGGGGGCGCTCATGGCGACACGGGGGGTTCCAACAGTAACCTTACAAATAATGCTCCCAATGTTATTAACAACAGCAGTAGCGATCGAGGTGCTATtcttgaggatggtgacaacggtACAAACACTGGAGATTGCAGTAGCGGTAGCATGGCGCTGTCAGCATTGGCCTCTCTGGGAAGCATGAAGAAATTTGAAGAACCACTGCAGTCCATAATGTCTCAAACGCAATCGCTCAGCACTGCCAATCACAGCCCAGAAATTGACCCCCACCAAAATCTATCGCAGCACCCTCATCATCAGCTGTCTTCACCTGGCATAGACATGGGCCACTTACTTGGACCGCAGGGACTGACTCAAGAGCAAGTTGCGTGGCGGAAACTCCAAGAAGAATACTACCAGGAAAAAAGGAGGCAACAGGAAATGCAAAATCCTCAACACTTTAGAATGATGACTGAAATGGGCTTTCATGGAGGTCCAGTGATGATCAGGGGACCCCCTCCCCCATATCACAGCAAGCCTGGAGATCAACAGTGGGCTTCGGGAAATATGATGGGAGGAGGAATGCCTGGAAATGTACGAATGCCGGGTATGCACCAAGAAGGACCTGTACGTCCAAGGTTCCTAGCACATGTGCAGAGAGGCCCACCAGCTGGAGCAGGCTTTCCTGGCAGTCCAGGCGGGATGCTATCGGTTGATGGTCTAGGACCCCAAAGGCCTACTAGGCCAGGGATTTGGCTTGATAATATGCCCAACAGCATGGACGGTGGAGGTCCATTCCACGGTTGCTATCCTCCTCAACACTTGCAGGATGACGCAGAACTGTTAACCCGTGAGGAATTATTTCGCATTGCAGAAAAGCGGCAGATGCAGGGTCTTCCTAGGTTTGAACTTGATCGGATTATTGCACAGCAGCAACAGGGCAATATGGGATCAAGAATTATGGAAAATCCTGGGGGCCCAGACTTCTCCAATTTGGGTATGGGCAGGGGTCCACCTTCCAATCAAGGGGATCCTATGGACTTTCCTGGTTCACGGGATATGATGGGCTCTCCTGGAGGAGGGCCTCAGATTAGAGACTTAATAGACTCTCCTCTGGGGAGCAACCTTTCAGTAAACATGAACCCACAGATGAATATTCAGCAGCAACATATGACCTTGTCGCAAAAGCTCAGAAGGGGCCCAGGAAGAGTGGGGCCATTAAGTGACTTCTTCAGCCCTGGGGAGATAGCAAGAATACGAGCATCacaaaatgaaagaagaaataTGGGAATGATATCGGGACCCGACGGTCCCTTTCGTTTTCCATCACAAGCCCCTTTCTCCGGTGGACCGGGTGAAGGGCCATATCCTCAACAGCCTGGTCCTCAGATGTTTGCGCCGGAGCAGGAGGGTCGTAGTCAGATGGGCGGTACGTCAAGGCTCAGTCATATGCCGATGAGTGGAGACCTCAGAGGAATGGGCCCGGGTCCTCGGCATCCTACCGACCTGTCGGTCAATGTTCACCCAATGATCTCTCCTACGGTCCAGCATCCTCACCATCTCAATTCACCATCCCTACACCGAGAGCCATTAGCTCATCTTCCCTCTCCGTCTGCTCCAGGACAGAAGTCACCCTCGATTACCGCCCCTGCAGGCCCTCACCCCCCTCTTCCCCCTGCTTCTGGTGCAGGGACACCGTGTTCTTCTTCCATGAAATCGCCTCAGATCATGGGATCTTCGAACCATGACTTGCACTCCCCATCTATGTCACCTGGACGACTCAAGTCCCCAGCTATGGCTATGGGCTCTCCTGCGTGGATGTCTCCGAAAACAGATCCGTCAAGTCCAGGTGGTCCAATCGGTGTGAGGGCAGCAGGCAATGGAGGAAGTCATTCTGAGACAG GGCGATCAATACCTCCCAGAAGTTCCAACTCCACCCCGAGTAGCCAACCAGGCTCGATGAATCCTAGTCTGACATTTGCGACTTCGCCCGATGCCCCCAAAACACAGAATCCTTTGTCGCTGATCATGTCTCAGATGTCCAAGTACGCCCTTCCCAGTTCCACTCCCCTTTACCACGACGCAATCAAGACACTAGCAACTTCTGATGACGAGATGCTGCCTGATCGACCTCTCCTGCCCACTGTCAGTATTGGAG GAAACATCGGAAACCCGCCTTCATCCCAGATCCTGGGCTCCCAGAGTTCCATGGGTGCCCATAGTGATTCCCAAAGCCCCGTGGGAATCCCAAGCCAAGGTCAACCGCAACTATCCCACGATGCCTCGGAACCCGTGCTGTCTTCCCCAAACCCAATGGGGCTTCCTCTTATGAGTTCCACCATGATGGTAGGAGGGAGTGATGACCTGGGTCCTTGCAATGTATCACCGATGTCTCAAAACCAGATGGCGACTTTCCCCCGCATGCAGCAGTTGTCTCACGGCCGTATACGTTCACCCATCAGCAGAATGTCGCAGAACTTCTCTCAGTCCGGCGAAGACATTCTCTCACCTCAGCAGTTGCACCTGCTTGGTAAAGACCCCCACCAACGACACCCCCATCCCTCAGAGTCCTTTCCACCTCTTCACATGGGCGATGGCCCGGATCTGAGTGAAGTCATACGACCTACCCACTCTGGAATTCCAGAGTTCGACCTTTCCCGCATCATTCCCTCTGATAAGCCCAGCAGTACTCTGCAGTATTTCCCCAAGAGCGACCCGCACCAGAATCCAAACCAGGGGCCCGGGTCACAGCACCCACCTCCCCAGCAGCTCCTCAAACACTTGTCTTCCTCTGGTCCTCCACACATCTTGTCATCCAACCCCCACCTGGCCAATTTACAGAACATGATGGCCGAGCAGCAGCTGCCGCCTCACCAGGGCCACAGCGGACTGGGTCAAAACATTGCCGTCCTCCAGGGGGACGCTAGGGGCATGGTGTCTGGCGCAGGCATGGGCCCCATGTGCCCCCCAGGACACATGCTGGGAAGGACAGGCATGGTTCCCCAGCAACAGCAAGCCATGATGGCCAACAGTCTTCTCCACCATCCCTCCGGTCCATACCCAGGAATGATGTCACCTCAGCAGCACCAGCACAATTTGATGGCGCGGCAAAACGTGATGATGATGCAGGCCAAGCAGCGCAACATGCCCATGCCGGGAGACCCCTTTGCCCCCCAGGGTGCTTTAATGACCTCTCAGGGTTCCAACGTACAGACTGGAATGATGGGACCCCAGTCCCTCCGACAACGGGGGATGTCATTGGACAGCCCCATTGGTTACGGTCCTGGCGGTATGGCCAACATGCCTTTTTGA